In a genomic window of Asticcacaulis sp.:
- the nrdR gene encoding transcriptional regulator NrdR, with protein MRCPFCGNLETQVKDSRPSEDGAAIRRRRSCSECGGRFTTFERVQLRDLMVVKRSGRRTPFDREKLERSISIALRKRPVDQDRVDRMVSGIVRQLESMGETDIPSDTVGGLVMDALKSLDVVAYVRYASVYRDFRETSDFAKFLGDEGLDNDAPEDPKDIRQGLGEQDISPSDDA; from the coding sequence ATGCGCTGTCCCTTTTGCGGAAACCTTGAAACCCAGGTGAAGGACAGCCGCCCGTCGGAAGACGGCGCGGCGATCCGTCGCCGCCGGTCGTGCTCGGAATGCGGCGGACGTTTTACCACGTTCGAACGCGTACAGTTGCGCGACCTGATGGTGGTCAAGCGCTCGGGACGACGCACACCTTTCGACCGTGAAAAGCTGGAACGCTCCATATCGATTGCGCTTCGCAAGCGACCGGTCGATCAGGACCGAGTCGACCGCATGGTGTCGGGCATTGTCCGCCAACTGGAAAGCATGGGCGAGACCGATATTCCGTCCGATACGGTCGGCGGCCTGGTCATGGATGCGCTCAAGTCACTCGATGTGGTGGCCTATGTCCGTTACGCTTCGGTTTATCGGGATTTCCGTGAGACCTCGGACTTCGCCAAGTTTCTGGGCGATGAGGGGCTGGACAATGATGCGCCGGAAGATCCGAAGGATATCAGGCAGGGGCTGGGCGAGCAGGACATCTCCCCATCCGACGACGCTTAA
- a CDS encoding RibD family protein, translating into MRPQITLKLATTLDGRIATASGQSKWITGEEARRVVHELRGGHDAVLVGIETVLKDDPELTVRLPNYEGYQPARIVLDSRSRLPLTSKLAQTARVIPTYVVTTTEVTGEMQSLGVRALKVPSKHQRVDLEAALEAISVAGIERLFVEGGGVIATAFLRAGLIDRLEWFRSATILGGDARPVIGHLNIEDINHMVRFTRLGVQSVGDDLWETYELI; encoded by the coding sequence ATGCGCCCACAAATCACATTAAAGCTGGCCACAACGCTGGACGGTCGCATTGCCACGGCCTCCGGCCAGAGCAAGTGGATCACTGGCGAGGAAGCGCGCCGTGTCGTCCACGAATTGCGCGGTGGCCATGATGCGGTCCTGGTCGGTATCGAAACCGTTCTGAAGGATGATCCCGAACTGACCGTCCGCCTGCCGAATTACGAAGGCTACCAACCCGCGCGGATCGTGCTGGACTCCCGTTCGCGCCTGCCTTTGACGTCGAAGCTGGCCCAGACGGCGCGCGTCATCCCGACCTATGTTGTCACGACAACTGAAGTCACTGGTGAAATGCAATCCTTGGGCGTTCGGGCGCTGAAAGTGCCGTCGAAACACCAGCGTGTCGATCTCGAAGCGGCGCTCGAAGCCATCAGTGTGGCCGGGATCGAGCGGCTGTTTGTCGAAGGCGGCGGCGTCATAGCCACGGCCTTCCTGCGCGCTGGCCTGATCGATCGCCTTGAATGGTTTCGCTCGGCCACCATCTTGGGCGGAGACGCCCGGCCGGTGATCGGGCACCTGAATATTGAGGATATCAACCACATGGTGCGGTTCACGCGCCTGGGCGTCCAGTCGGTCGGCGACGACCTCTGGGAAACCTATGAACTGATCTGA
- the thiL gene encoding thiamine-phosphate kinase: MSEPDEFSIIDQLFKPLAGLSREARGLIDDVAVIGGDPSCDLVVNTDALVGGVHFFEHDPLDLVARKLMRVNLSDIVAKGAKPYGYQLVTAWPRGTTYAEKADFARGLKIDQDRYGLSLFGGDTVSTEGPLVVSMTMFGKAPAGKTLSRLGAKPGDRVLVSGYIGQGYLGLKALQGQLLGLSHADVNEVISAYHLPEIRTDLIPALRDHARCAMDISDGLLADADHLARANNLMIRLDLNRVPTSLSARAAIASGISPVELVTGGDDYQILCTADDHGAKALVMAGFYDIGACIGLSEDTPAGAELWADGRRLDVVKKGFTHPL, encoded by the coding sequence ATGAGCGAACCCGACGAGTTTTCCATCATTGATCAATTGTTCAAACCGCTGGCCGGCCTGAGCCGCGAGGCGAGGGGACTGATCGATGATGTCGCCGTCATTGGCGGTGATCCGTCTTGCGATCTGGTTGTCAATACCGATGCCCTGGTGGGCGGTGTTCATTTTTTCGAGCACGATCCGCTCGATCTGGTGGCGCGCAAGCTGATGCGCGTCAACCTGTCGGATATCGTTGCCAAGGGTGCCAAGCCTTATGGCTACCAGCTCGTGACCGCCTGGCCGCGCGGCACAACATATGCCGAAAAAGCCGATTTCGCGCGCGGTCTGAAAATCGATCAGGACCGCTATGGCCTGAGCCTGTTCGGCGGCGATACGGTTTCCACCGAAGGGCCGCTGGTGGTTTCCATGACGATGTTTGGCAAGGCGCCGGCCGGAAAAACCCTCTCCCGTCTCGGCGCCAAGCCGGGCGACCGGGTACTCGTGAGCGGCTATATCGGCCAAGGATATCTTGGCCTGAAGGCCCTGCAGGGGCAACTGCTCGGTCTGTCGCACGCGGATGTCAACGAGGTCATTAGTGCCTATCACCTGCCGGAGATCCGCACCGACCTGATCCCGGCTCTCCGTGATCATGCGCGCTGCGCCATGGATATATCCGATGGCCTGCTGGCCGATGCTGACCATCTGGCGCGCGCCAACAACCTGATGATACGGTTGGACCTCAATCGGGTGCCGACCTCGCTGTCCGCCCGTGCTGCTATCGCCTCGGGTATCAGTCCAGTTGAGTTAGTGACCGGCGGTGATGATTACCAGATTCTGTGTACGGCTGATGATCACGGTGCTAAGGCGCTGGTCATGGCGGGTTTTTATGATATCGGCGCCTGTATCGGTCTGTCAGAGGACACACCGGCCGGCGCGGAACTGTGGGCGGACGGCCGACGTCTGGACGTGGTGAAAAAGGGCTTCACGCACCCGCTATAG
- a CDS encoding sodium-translocating pyrophosphatase: MNIALMLAIAAGILGLLYGVVQTLGLMKANAGNARMQEIAAAIQEGAAAYLKRQYTTIAMVGVVIFILAFIFLGYLSAIGFLIGAVLSGAAGYAGMLISVRANVRTAQAASESLARGLKLAFNAGAITGLFVAGGALLGVSGYYAYLTEVLHKTAHDRDLINALVSLGFGASLISIFARLGGGIFTKGADVGGDMVGKVEAGIPEDDPRNPATIADNVGDNVGDCAGMAADLFETYAVTTVATMVLAAIFFGETPYVGMMMLLPLVICGVCILTSIIGTFFVRLGKDNHIMNALYKGLIATGLLSIVALAAVIKYLPGLGFDTPFEYVSAGTTFHFTGMTLFYCGLVGLAVTAGFIVVTEYYTGTGKRPVVSIAQASVTGHGTNVIQGLAVSMESTAVPALIIVAGIIGCYLLAGLFGIAIATTTMLALAGMIVALDAFGPVTDNAGGIAEMAGLPPEVRHTTDALDAVGNTTKAVTKGYAIGSAGLGALVLFAAYTSDLKYFAGLTDAPAIFQGLGNLTFSLSSPWVVIGLLIGGLLPYLFGGMGMTAVGRAAQAVVEEVRKQFREDPGIMAGTSKPNYGRAVDMLTKAAIKEMVIPSLLPVLSPIVLFTIVYYIGGAVPAFEALGAMLLGVIVTGIFVAISMTSGGGAWDNAKKSFEDGFVDKDGVKHLKGSEAHKASVTGDTVGDPYKDTAGPAVNPMIKITNIVALLMLAVLAHGA, encoded by the coding sequence ATGAATATTGCTTTGATGCTGGCCATAGCGGCCGGCATACTTGGCCTGCTGTATGGTGTCGTCCAGACTCTTGGCCTGATGAAGGCCAATGCAGGCAATGCGCGTATGCAGGAAATCGCCGCGGCGATTCAGGAAGGGGCCGCGGCCTACCTCAAGCGTCAGTACACCACCATCGCCATGGTCGGCGTGGTCATTTTCATACTTGCCTTTATCTTTCTCGGTTATTTGTCGGCCATCGGCTTCCTGATCGGTGCCGTGCTTTCGGGTGCCGCCGGTTATGCCGGTATGCTGATTTCGGTCCGGGCCAATGTCCGCACGGCGCAGGCGGCGTCTGAAAGCCTCGCCCGTGGCCTGAAACTGGCCTTCAATGCCGGCGCCATTACCGGTCTGTTCGTAGCCGGCGGGGCATTGCTCGGCGTGTCGGGTTATTATGCCTACCTGACCGAAGTGCTGCACAAGACGGCGCATGACCGCGACCTGATCAATGCCCTGGTGTCGCTGGGCTTTGGTGCATCGCTGATCTCGATCTTCGCCCGTCTCGGCGGTGGCATCTTCACCAAGGGCGCCGATGTCGGCGGTGATATGGTCGGCAAGGTCGAGGCCGGTATTCCGGAGGATGATCCCCGTAATCCGGCCACCATCGCCGATAATGTCGGGGACAATGTCGGCGACTGCGCCGGCATGGCGGCCGATCTGTTTGAAACCTATGCGGTGACCACCGTCGCCACTATGGTTCTGGCGGCCATCTTCTTCGGCGAAACCCCCTATGTCGGCATGATGATGCTGCTGCCGCTGGTCATCTGCGGTGTCTGCATCCTCACCTCGATCATCGGCACCTTCTTTGTCCGTCTCGGCAAGGACAACCACATCATGAACGCCCTCTACAAGGGGCTGATCGCCACGGGTCTTCTGTCGATCGTGGCTCTGGCGGCAGTGATAAAGTATCTGCCCGGTCTCGGCTTCGATACGCCGTTTGAATATGTCTCTGCCGGCACCACCTTCCACTTTACCGGCATGACCCTCTTTTACTGCGGTCTCGTTGGCCTGGCGGTGACGGCGGGCTTTATCGTGGTGACCGAATACTATACCGGCACCGGCAAGCGTCCGGTCGTTTCCATCGCCCAGGCGTCGGTCACCGGCCATGGCACCAATGTCATCCAGGGCCTTGCGGTTTCCATGGAATCGACGGCGGTTCCGGCCCTGATCATCGTGGCCGGCATCATCGGCTGCTATCTGCTGGCTGGCCTGTTCGGCATTGCCATCGCCACCACCACCATGCTGGCCCTGGCCGGCATGATCGTGGCGCTGGATGCCTTCGGTCCGGTAACGGACAATGCCGGCGGCATCGCCGAAATGGCGGGCCTGCCGCCGGAAGTGCGCCACACCACCGACGCGCTCGATGCGGTCGGCAACACCACCAAGGCCGTCACCAAGGGTTATGCCATCGGTTCCGCCGGTCTCGGCGCTCTCGTGCTGTTCGCCGCCTATACGTCTGACCTGAAATACTTCGCCGGTCTGACCGACGCCCCCGCCATCTTCCAGGGCTTGGGCAACCTGACCTTCTCGCTGTCGTCACCGTGGGTCGTTATCGGCCTTTTGATCGGCGGCCTGCTGCCCTATCTCTTCGGCGGCATGGGCATGACCGCGGTCGGCCGCGCGGCTCAGGCGGTTGTGGAGGAGGTGCGCAAGCAGTTCCGCGAGGATCCCGGCATCATGGCCGGCACGTCCAAGCCCAACTACGGCCGGGCCGTCGATATGCTGACCAAGGCGGCGATCAAGGAAATGGTTATTCCGTCGTTGCTGCCGGTGCTGTCACCGATTGTCCTGTTCACCATCGTCTACTATATCGGTGGCGCGGTGCCGGCGTTTGAAGCGCTGGGCGCCATGCTGCTCGGTGTTATCGTGACCGGCATCTTCGTCGCCATCTCGATGACCTCCGGCGGCGGCGCGTGGGATAACGCCAAGAAGTCCTTTGAAGACGGCTTTGTCGACAAGGACGGCGTGAAGCACCTCAAGGGTTCCGAAGCGCATAAGGCTTCGGTGACTGGGGATACGGTCGGTGATCCGTACAAGGATACGGCCGGCCCGGCGGTCAATCCGATGATCAAGATCACGAATATTGTGGCCTTGCTTATGCTGGCGGTATTGGCTCACGGCGCTTAA
- a CDS encoding riboflavin synthase, whose translation MFTGIISSMGTVETLIKSDAGVRLTMHVDFDLDDVEIGASISHAGCCLTVVSKQGRSYDLDVSNETLSLTNLGQWQEGSKVNIERALKIGDELGGHIVSGHVDGLAKLISVKQDGDSYRLTFEAPAPLHRFIAPKGSVALDGISLTVNEVEGQTFGVNIIPHTWLHTTLSKMTVGDSVNLEVDRLARYAARWFETE comes from the coding sequence GTGTTTACGGGCATTATTTCCAGCATGGGGACCGTCGAGACCCTGATCAAGTCGGACGCCGGCGTGCGTCTGACCATGCATGTCGATTTCGACCTCGATGATGTCGAGATCGGCGCCTCGATCAGCCATGCCGGCTGCTGCCTGACCGTGGTTTCCAAACAGGGTCGCAGCTATGATCTTGATGTCTCCAACGAGACGCTCAGCCTGACCAATCTGGGCCAGTGGCAGGAAGGCTCAAAGGTCAATATCGAGCGCGCCCTGAAGATCGGCGATGAACTGGGTGGCCATATCGTTTCCGGCCATGTCGATGGCTTGGCAAAGCTCATCAGCGTCAAGCAGGACGGCGACAGCTACCGCCTGACCTTCGAAGCGCCGGCGCCGCTGCACCGCTTTATCGCGCCCAAGGGATCGGTAGCGCTCGACGGCATTTCGCTGACTGTCAACGAAGTCGAGGGCCAGACCTTCGGCGTCAACATTATCCCACACACCTGGCTGCACACAACCTTGTCGAAAATGACAGTCGGTGACAGCGTAAACCTTGAGGTTGATCGCTTAGCGCGCTATGCCGCCCGTTGGTTTGAGACAGAGTAA
- the bamE gene encoding outer membrane protein assembly factor BamE: MRLLSFKTSSALVAASALALLGTACAPTMTHHGYLAHEAKPSVDIKVGDSQATVLDKLGAPSQTSVYKPSEWYYIDQVSMKMTYKQPRVTARSVTVVDFDPSTQTVATVKTLSLADGRVLTPNPNKTPTRGRSLTALEQVLGTVGHQRLDNSQDTNPGNNRRRD, from the coding sequence ATGCGCCTGCTCTCCTTCAAGACAAGCTCGGCTCTGGTTGCCGCGTCCGCCCTGGCCCTGCTGGGCACGGCCTGCGCCCCCACCATGACGCACCACGGCTATCTCGCGCATGAAGCCAAGCCTTCGGTGGATATCAAGGTCGGCGACAGCCAGGCCACCGTGCTCGATAAGCTGGGCGCCCCGTCGCAGACCTCGGTCTACAAGCCGTCGGAATGGTATTATATCGACCAGGTGTCGATGAAGATGACCTACAAGCAGCCGCGCGTCACGGCCCGTTCGGTGACCGTCGTCGATTTCGACCCCAGCACCCAGACGGTCGCTACTGTAAAGACCCTGTCCCTGGCCGATGGCCGGGTACTGACGCCGAACCCGAACAAGACCCCGACTCGCGGCCGTTCGCTGACCGCGCTCGAACAGGTCCTCGGTACTGTCGGGCACCAGCGCCTCGACAACAGCCAGGACACCAATCCCGGCAACAACCGCCGCCGCGATTAA
- the ribB gene encoding 3,4-dihydroxy-2-butanone-4-phosphate synthase: MTLNKITTDLGTNPDNGYDSPISSIEDILEDARNGRPYILVDAEDRENEGDVVIPAQMATPDIINFMARFARGLICLSITGERAKTLRLPPMVHDNGARNGTAFTVSIEAKDGISTGISPKDRAHTIAVAIDTTKDSRDIVSPGHVFPLVAREGGVLVRAGHTEAAVDISRMAGLYPAGVICEIINDDGTMARLPDLVPFAQLHGLKIGTIADLIAYRRRTERFVERVLERPFESEWGGQFRLLVYRNQLDGAEHLALVKAQPVPNKPTLVRMHQLDIASDVLGGQGGAFRSNYVQKAMEALAAHNGPAVMVLLRDPDPKVLSNRFGSDDGAAHSSRGLRDYGVGAQILLDLGVRDMIALSGTRPKPAALEGYGLSIIDWQTL; encoded by the coding sequence ATGACGCTGAACAAGATCACCACCGATTTGGGCACCAATCCGGATAATGGCTATGACAGCCCGATCTCCTCCATCGAGGATATCCTGGAAGACGCCCGCAATGGCCGCCCCTATATCCTGGTCGATGCCGAGGATCGCGAGAACGAAGGTGATGTCGTTATCCCCGCGCAGATGGCGACGCCCGACATCATCAACTTCATGGCGCGTTTTGCCCGCGGCCTGATCTGTCTGTCGATCACCGGTGAGCGCGCCAAGACCCTGCGCCTGCCGCCGATGGTGCATGACAACGGCGCGCGCAACGGCACTGCTTTTACGGTTTCCATCGAGGCCAAGGACGGCATCTCGACCGGCATCTCGCCGAAGGACCGGGCTCACACCATCGCTGTCGCCATCGATACCACCAAGGATTCCCGCGATATCGTGTCTCCCGGCCACGTTTTTCCGCTGGTGGCTCGTGAAGGCGGGGTGCTGGTCCGCGCCGGCCATACCGAAGCCGCTGTCGATATTTCGCGTATGGCCGGGCTTTATCCGGCTGGCGTGATCTGCGAGATCATCAATGACGACGGCACCATGGCACGCCTGCCGGACCTGGTGCCTTTCGCGCAACTCCACGGCTTGAAGATCGGCACCATCGCCGACCTGATCGCCTATCGCCGCCGCACCGAGCGCTTTGTCGAGCGTGTGCTGGAGCGTCCGTTCGAGAGCGAGTGGGGCGGTCAGTTCCGTTTACTTGTCTATCGCAATCAACTGGATGGCGCCGAGCACCTGGCCCTGGTCAAGGCGCAGCCGGTGCCAAACAAGCCGACACTCGTACGTATGCACCAGCTCGATATCGCCTCGGATGTGCTGGGCGGGCAGGGCGGCGCCTTCCGCAGCAACTATGTGCAGAAGGCCATGGAAGCCCTGGCGGCGCACAATGGTCCGGCCGTCATGGTGCTGCTGCGCGACCCTGATCCGAAGGTGCTGTCGAACCGCTTCGGCTCGGATGATGGCGCGGCCCACAGTTCGCGCGGCCTGCGCGATTATGGCGTCGGTGCGCAGATCCTGCTCGATCTAGGGGTGCGCGACATGATCGCCCTGTCCGGCACGCGCCCCAAGCCGGCGGCGCTTGAAGGGTACGGTCTCAGCATCATCGACTGGCAAACTCTGTAG
- a CDS encoding glycine zipper 2TM domain-containing protein, with protein sequence MKTTLKMGLVISLAAGLMIPGLASAQDRDLRGYDGYCYAKKKEAQTNGTIIGAVIGGLVGSQISKNERGLGTVGGAVVGGVIGNNVGKSSVKCYNGEYYSYQGAYYDPAPPPRGYTVVYYKERPPQDRYQHVYYDRYRHTTPPPYAYGDAWRNDNDNPYGWRDKDGHWHDGRNKGNKHRDKYNNH encoded by the coding sequence ATGAAAACGACTCTGAAAATGGGGCTGGTAATCAGCCTGGCGGCGGGGCTGATGATACCCGGTCTGGCCTCGGCGCAGGATCGTGACCTGCGCGGTTATGATGGCTATTGCTACGCCAAGAAGAAGGAAGCCCAGACCAACGGCACGATTATCGGCGCGGTCATTGGCGGCCTTGTTGGCAGCCAGATTTCCAAGAACGAACGTGGCCTCGGCACGGTTGGCGGCGCGGTGGTCGGCGGCGTGATCGGCAACAATGTCGGCAAGTCGAGCGTCAAATGCTACAACGGTGAATACTATTCCTACCAGGGCGCCTATTACGATCCGGCACCACCGCCTCGGGGCTACACGGTCGTCTATTACAAGGAGCGCCCGCCGCAGGATCGCTATCAGCACGTCTATTATGACCGTTACCGCCATACCACGCCGCCGCCCTACGCCTATGGCGACGCCTGGCGCAACGACAACGACAATCCCTATGGCTGGCGTGACAAGGATGGCCACTGGCACGATGGTCGCAATAAGGGCAACAAGCATAGAGACAAATACAACAATCACTAA
- a CDS encoding serine hydroxymethyltransferase: MPQGFFNNDLATQDSEVMAAIKGELHRQQDQIELIASENIVSKAVLEAQGSVLTNKYAEGYPGRRYYGGCEYADDVERLAIERAKTLFNCAFANVQPHSGAQANQAVFFSLLQPGDTYMGMDLACGGHLTHGSPANQSGKWFNVVPYGVTRDTNLIDMEQVNDLAQQHKPKLIIAGASNYPRHIDFKRFREIADSVGAYLFVDMAHYAGLVAGGVYPDPLPHAHVVTTTTHKTLRGPRGGLILSNDEAIGKKINSSVFPGLQGGPLMHVIAGKAVAFGEALQPEFKTYAKQVVANARALADTLVSRGLAIVTGGTDSHVMSVDLRPKGQNGKDTEAALEAAFITCNKNGIPFDDKPFTITSGVRLGTPAGTTRGFREAEFITIGNLIADVVDGMAANEGKPDLAVQEKVRAQVLMLTKNFPIYG; the protein is encoded by the coding sequence ATCCCGCAAGGCTTCTTCAACAACGATCTCGCCACCCAAGATTCCGAAGTCATGGCGGCCATCAAGGGCGAGCTGCATCGTCAGCAGGACCAGATCGAACTGATCGCCTCGGAAAACATCGTCTCGAAAGCTGTTCTCGAAGCGCAAGGCTCCGTCCTGACCAACAAGTACGCCGAAGGTTATCCCGGCCGTCGTTATTACGGTGGCTGCGAATACGCCGATGATGTCGAGCGCCTGGCCATTGAACGTGCCAAGACCCTGTTCAACTGCGCCTTCGCCAACGTCCAGCCGCATTCCGGCGCCCAGGCCAACCAGGCCGTCTTCTTCTCGCTGCTCCAGCCGGGCGACACCTATATGGGCATGGACCTGGCCTGCGGCGGTCACCTGACGCATGGTTCCCCGGCCAACCAGTCGGGCAAGTGGTTCAATGTCGTGCCCTATGGCGTGACGCGCGACACCAACCTGATCGACATGGAACAGGTCAATGACCTGGCCCAGCAGCACAAGCCGAAGCTGATCATCGCCGGCGCCTCCAACTATCCGCGTCATATCGACTTCAAACGCTTCCGCGAGATCGCCGATTCGGTCGGCGCCTACCTGTTCGTCGATATGGCCCACTATGCCGGCCTGGTCGCCGGCGGCGTCTATCCTGATCCGCTGCCGCACGCCCACGTCGTCACCACCACCACCCACAAGACCCTGCGCGGTCCGCGCGGCGGCCTGATCCTGTCGAACGACGAAGCGATCGGCAAGAAGATCAACTCGTCGGTCTTCCCCGGCCTGCAGGGCGGCCCGCTGATGCACGTCATCGCCGGCAAGGCCGTGGCCTTCGGCGAAGCGCTCCAGCCGGAATTCAAGACCTACGCCAAGCAGGTCGTCGCCAACGCCCGGGCGCTTGCCGATACGCTCGTTTCGCGCGGTCTGGCCATTGTCACCGGCGGCACCGATAGCCACGTCATGTCGGTTGACCTGCGCCCGAAGGGGCAGAACGGCAAGGATACCGAAGCAGCGCTGGAAGCGGCCTTCATCACCTGTAACAAGAACGGCATTCCATTCGATGACAAGCCTTTCACCATCACGTCTGGTGTCCGTCTTGGCACGCCGGCCGGCACCACCCGCGGCTTCCGTGAGGCGGAGTTCATCACCATCGGCAACCTGATCGCTGACGTGGTGGATGGCATGGCGGCCAATGAGGGCAAGCCCGATCTGGCCGTGCAGGAAAAGGTCCGTGCCCAGGTGCTGATGCTGACCAAGAACTTCCCAATCTACGGGTAA
- the nusB gene encoding transcription antitermination factor NusB — translation MSDAATPKPTSLKAVIDQLNANEAEAKTLSNKEKRARTVARLVLVQALYQLDLTGAGVETVIREFSDYRFDGDLDGEPLAAADEAFFAEGARTIVKEQSAIDPLIINRLASGWRIERLDPTVRAILRAGTWELKFRPDIGLQVIINEYVEIARAFYGETEARFVNAALDGIAADVRR, via the coding sequence ATGAGCGATGCCGCCACGCCAAAACCGACCAGCCTGAAAGCGGTCATCGATCAGCTCAACGCCAACGAAGCTGAAGCAAAGACTTTGTCCAACAAGGAAAAGCGCGCCCGTACCGTAGCGCGTCTCGTCCTGGTTCAGGCGCTTTACCAGCTTGATCTGACCGGTGCCGGTGTCGAAACCGTCATCCGCGAATTTTCCGACTATCGCTTCGATGGCGATCTTGACGGCGAGCCCCTGGCGGCCGCTGACGAAGCCTTCTTTGCCGAAGGCGCGCGCACTATCGTGAAAGAGCAGTCGGCGATCGATCCGCTGATCATCAACCGCCTGGCTTCCGGCTGGCGCATCGAGCGCCTCGATCCGACGGTCCGCGCCATCCTGCGCGCCGGCACCTGGGAACTGAAGTTCCGCCCGGATATCGGCCTCCAGGTGATCATCAACGAATATGTCGAAATCGCCCGCGCCTTCTATGGTGAAACCGAGGCGCGCTTCGTCAATGCGGCGCTCGATGGCATAGCCGCCGATGTACGCAGATAA
- a CDS encoding 6,7-dimethyl-8-ribityllumazine synthase, translating to MTIENPLRILIVESRFYDDIADELLAGAKDALEALGAEYDVVTVPGAFEIPAAIAMAEDAAHRPAGRAYDGYVALGCVIRGDTTHYDYVCNESARGLMDLSYKQRLAIGYGILTVEDEDQAWVRARRSEGDKGGTVAKVCLTMIGLRKSLMDGTQ from the coding sequence TTGACCATTGAAAATCCGCTTCGCATCCTGATCGTCGAAAGCCGTTTCTACGACGATATCGCCGACGAACTCCTGGCCGGCGCCAAGGACGCGCTGGAAGCGCTGGGCGCGGAATATGATGTGGTCACGGTGCCAGGTGCGTTTGAAATCCCGGCCGCCATCGCCATGGCCGAAGATGCCGCCCACCGGCCGGCCGGCCGCGCCTATGACGGTTATGTGGCCCTGGGTTGTGTCATCCGCGGCGACACTACCCATTATGACTATGTCTGCAACGAATCCGCTCGCGGCCTGATGGACCTCAGCTACAAGCAGCGCCTGGCCATCGGTTATGGCATCCTGACCGTTGAAGACGAAGATCAGGCCTGGGTACGCGCCCGCCGTTCGGAGGGCGACAAGGGCGGCACGGTCGCCAAGGTCTGCCTGACCATGATCGGTCTGCGCAAAAGCCTGATGGATGGCACCCAATGA